From the Terriglobia bacterium genome, the window ATCTCCGACCCCGCCAGCACGTCGTAGTCCCTTCCTCCGGAGAGCTTGACCTCCGTGTGCAGGATCGGGGTCCCCTCCGCGATGTCGAGGCATTTTCCCTTGGCCAGGTCGGGCGGTGCGACGTCCACGAGGCCCACGGAGCGTGCCAGCCTCCTGCGAACGATCTCCTGGACCAGGACTCCGCCGATGTTGCCGCCCCCGACGACGCCGATCTTCGACACCATGTTGATCCTCCTCCCGCCGCGGCGGGAAGGGGGCGGGCCTGGGCCCGCCCCCTTCGCGAGCGCCGATGCGCTTCCTACGCCTTGACCGTCTTCTCGATCCAGTCGGTGGTCACGGACTTCGGCCGGACGATCGGCGATCCCATCGCACGATTGATGACGATCTGGGACAGGACCCCCATCGCTCGGGACACGGCGAACAGCACGGTGTAGTAGTCGAATTCCTTCATGCCGTAGTGGAAGAGGAGCGCGCCGCTGCCCGCGTCCACGTTGGGCCACGGATCCTTGATCTTCTGAACCTGCTTCAGCACGTCCGGGACGATCTCGAAGACCCGGTCCACGATCTGGAACACCGGATCGCTCGACAGGTACTTCTTCCCGAACGCGCGGAACGCGTCGAACCGCGGATCGGTGATCCGCAGCACGGCGTGGCCGTAACCCGGCACCACCCTCCCGGAATTCAGCGTTTCCTGCGCGAAGTTCTTGAGCTGCTCGTGGGTCGGCACGCCGCCGAACTTCTTCTGAACGTCGAGCACCCACTTCAGGCACTCCTGGTTGGCGAGACCGTGGAGGGGTCCCGCGAGCCCGTTCATCCCGGCGGAGAACGCGTAGTAGGCATCCGAGAGCGCGCTACC encodes:
- a CDS encoding malate dehydrogenase (Catalyzes the reversible oxidation of malate to oxaloacetate) is translated as MVSKIGVVGGGNIGGVLVQEIVRRRLARSVGLVDVAPPDLAKGKCLDIAEGTPILHTEVKLSGGRDYDVLAGSE